TCGGCTTGTTCAAGATTCCTGATGGTTTAACGGATGAGCAAGTACTATTTTTAACAGACATTTTCCCCACAGGCTATATGGCAGCTGAGAACTGCAACATCCAACCCGGTGATATTGTTGCCGTTTGGGGTTGTGGCCCTGTCGGGCAATTCGCCATCAGAAGCGCATATATGCTAGGTGCTGAACGGGTAATCGCCTTTGATCGCATTCCCGAACGTCTGCAAATGGCTAAAGAATACGGCAAAGCTGAAGTTCTCAACTACGAAGAAGTAGATGTAGGCGAAGCACTCAAAGAAATGACTGGTGGTCGTGGCCCCGATGCTTGCATTGATGCAGTGGGAATGGAAGCACATGGCACAGATTTTATGGCGATGTACGATCAGGTAAAGCAAGCAGTACGTCTAGAAACAGACCGTCCAACGGCATTACGACAAGTAATTGTCTCTTGTCGCAAAGGTGGTCACGTATCAATTCCGGGTGTATATGGTGGCTTTGTAGATAAAGTGCCGATGGGTGCTGCGATGAACAAGGGCCTAACCTTGAAAATGGGACAAACACACGTCCACAAGTATCTAAAACCTTTGCTAGAACACATCCAAAACGGTGATATCGATCCAACATTTATCATCACTCACAGTTTACCTTTAGAACAAGCGCCCCACGGCTACGAAATTTTTAAGGACAAAAAAGATAACTGTATCAAAGTTGTACTCAAACCGTAATGGGAAGCAGGGGATCAGAGGATAGTAATCAATAGACTTCTTGCAAAAGTCGGGGTAAAGGGGAAGGGGAAAAGGGTAAAAAAACTCAAAATACTTTCCCTTTAACCTTTTCCCTTTTCCCTAAGAGTGCAAAAATATATTTTTGCAAGAGGTCTAATGCTTAATGTTCCATTCCCCATGACCAAAGTTAAAACTATAAAGAGGCAAAAAATATGTCTGATACAACTGTTAGCAAAGTAGACTCTAGTCATTCTCCAAAAGGCCAACTTGGTCAAAAATATCTTGCATCTGGCAAAAATATTTCCATGCGTCTGTGGGAAAATGAACAACCGAACGAATCTAAGGAGCCAACAGCACGCGAATATGAAACTGTTGGTTATGTAATCAATGGTCGTGCTGAATTACATATTGAAGGGCAAACGATTTTACTAGAACCTGGGAGTTCTTGGATAGTACCAAAAGGAGCTAGCCACACCTATAAAATTCTAGAACCATTTACTGCTGTTGAAGCAACCAGTCCACCTGCTCAAGTTCACGGGCGAGATGAAAACTGATTTGCTGTTATTTGAAATTTGGCGATCGCTAAAAGCTAAAAACGTTATAGCCGCTTTCAATAACATAGACTATAAAGCGTTCATAGGGGAACAATATTCTTGTTCTCCTTTTTACTGTGCTTTGCAACTGAGAAAGCATTGCAATAAATTTTTCTGGTGACTTATTGGGCG
This portion of the Nostoc sp. GT001 genome encodes:
- a CDS encoding cupin domain-containing protein, whose product is MSDTTVSKVDSSHSPKGQLGQKYLASGKNISMRLWENEQPNESKEPTAREYETVGYVINGRAELHIEGQTILLEPGSSWIVPKGASHTYKILEPFTAVEATSPPAQVHGRDEN
- a CDS encoding zinc-dependent alcohol dehydrogenase, whose translation is MKAVCWHGANDVRVETVPDPTILNPRDAIIKITSTAICGSDLHIYNGYIPSMEKGDILGHEFMGEVVELGSAVKNVNIGDRVVVPFTISCGNCFFCNRDLWSLCDNSNPNAWLVEKQMGYSPSGLFGYSHLFGGYAGGQAEYARVPFADVGLFKIPDGLTDEQVLFLTDIFPTGYMAAENCNIQPGDIVAVWGCGPVGQFAIRSAYMLGAERVIAFDRIPERLQMAKEYGKAEVLNYEEVDVGEALKEMTGGRGPDACIDAVGMEAHGTDFMAMYDQVKQAVRLETDRPTALRQVIVSCRKGGHVSIPGVYGGFVDKVPMGAAMNKGLTLKMGQTHVHKYLKPLLEHIQNGDIDPTFIITHSLPLEQAPHGYEIFKDKKDNCIKVVLKP